The Halostella salina nucleotide sequence GCGGCCCGCGCCGTCGCGCCGCGCCTCGGCGAGGCCGTCGAGCGCTTCCCGGACGCCTGGGTCGGCACCGAGGGCGTCGAGCGCATCGCGCTGGCGGCGGGCGGCACCCAGTACGAACTGCTCTCCCGAACGACCGAACGTGACCTGCGCGCCCTGCGCGACGCCGGGCTCGCCGAGGAGGTGGCGGTGTACGCGCCGACCGTGCTCACCGACGACGAGGACGCCGTCCTCGACGCGGTCGGCGACTACGCCGCGCGCCGCAAGCCGGTGGCGCGGGCGCTCCCCGACGGCGCACCGACCGACAGCGCCGCCACGGGCCGCGCCCGCGAGGTGCTGTCGAAGGCCGTCCGGGACTACGCGCTGGTCGGCTCCCGCGAGACAGTCCGCGAGCGCGTCGCCGACCTGAAGGACGCCGGCGCGACGACCGTCGTCGGCTACCCCGCCCGCGGCGTCGACGCGTTCGCCGGCGGCGCGTAGCCCGGCACTCGCCGTCCGACCCGACTGGCTTGCAGCGGTGCGTCCGTCCCGGGGACTGGTACAACGCGGACGGTCCCGGAGAACTGGCCGACCCGTGGTGGACCCGGTGACGGATCGTCTCCCGAGGGGTTCACAAACCCAATAAAACGCTTTCCGTGGCACGAAGACTTCATTATGAATAGACAATCTTAACAGGCGATAGAACAACTATCCGATGATGCAACGATCTACCCAGGACTGGTGGCCGAACCAGTTGAACTTGGACATTCTCGACCAGAACGCGGGAACCGTCGGCCCCATGGACGAGGGCTACGACTACGCCGAGGAGTTCGAGGAGCTCGACCTCGACGCGGTGAAAGAGGACATCGAGGCGGTCATGACGACCACACAGGACTGGTGGCCGGCCGACTACGGCCACTACGGGCCGCTGTTCATCCGGATGGCGTGGCACAGCGCCGGGACGTACCGAACAGCCGACGGTCGCGGCGGCGCGGCCGGCGGCCGACAGCGCTTCGCGCCCCTGAACAGCTGGCCGGACAACGCGAACCTCGACAAGGCGCGCCGCCTGCTCGAACCAGTCAAGCAGAAGTACGGCCGGAAGCTCTCGTGGTCGGACCTGATCGTGCTCGCCGGGAACGTCGCCATCGAGTCGATGGGGTTCCGGACGTTCGGCTTCGCGGGCGGCCGCGAGGACGACTACCGCCCCGACGACTCCGTCGACTGGGGGCCGGAGGACGAGATGGACACCCAGGAGCGCTTCGACGAGGCCGGCGAGATCCAGGAGGGACTCGGCGCGTCCGTCATGGGGCTCATCTACGTCAACCCCGAGGGGCCGGACGGGAACCCCGACCCCGAGCTGTCGGCGGAGAACATCCGGCAGACGTTCAGCCGGATGGCGATGAACGACAAGGAGACCGCGGCGCTCATCGCCGGCGGCCACACCTTCGGGAAGGTCCACGGCGCGGACGACCCCGACGAGAACCTCGGTCCCGAGCCGGAGGCCGCCCCCATCGAACAGCAGGGCCTCGGCTGGGAGAACGAACACGGCACCGGCAAGGGCGGCGACACGATCACCAGCGGCATCGAGGGCCCCTGGACGCAGTCACCGACCGAGTGGGACACGGGCTACCTCGACAACCTCCTCGACTACGAGTGGGCCGCACAGAAGGGCCCCGGCGGTGCGTGGCAGTGGGTCCCGGTCGACGAGGACCTGCAGGACTCCGCGCCCGACGCCCACGACGACGAGGAGTCGGTGACGCCGATGATGCTCACGACGGACATCGCGCTGAAGCGCGACCCCGACTACCGCGAGATCATCGAGGAGTTCCAGGAGAACCCGATGGAGTTCGGGATGAACTTCGCGAAGGCGTGGTACAAGCTCACGCACCGTGACATGGGCCCGCCGGAGCGGTTCCTCGGCCCCGAGGTGCCCGACGAGGAGATGATCTGGCAGGACCCCCTGCCGGACGCCGACTACGACACGATCGACGAGGCCGACGCCGAGGAGCTCAAGGCGGAACTGCGTGACTCGGACCTGACCGTCCAGCAGCTCGTCAAGACCGCGTGGGCGTCGGCGTCGACGTACCGCGACAGCGACAAGCGCGGCGGCGCGAACGGCGCGCGCCTCCGCCTCGAACCCCAGAAGAGCTGGGCCGTCAACGAACCCGAGGAGCTGACCCACGCCCTCCAGACCCTCGAAGGGATCCAGGAGGAGTTCAACGCCTCGCAGGGAGACGACACGCGCGTCTCGCTCGCCGACCTCATCGTCCTCGGCGGTGCCGCGGGCGTCGAGCAGGCCGCGGCCGACGCGGGCTACGACGTCGAGGTCCCGTTCGAGCCGGGCCGCGTCGACGCCGCCGCGGAGCAGACCGACGAGGAGTCCTTCGAGGCGCTGAAGCCGAAGGTCGACGGGTTCCGGAACTACATCGGCGACGACCTCACCCGGCAGCCCGAGGAACTGCTCGTGGACAGGGCCGACCTCCTGAACCTGACGGCCAGCGAGATGACCGTGCTGGCCGGCGGCCTGCGCGCGCTGGGCGCGACCCACGGCGACGCCGAGCCCGCCTTCGTCGAGGAGCCGGGGACGCTCACCAACGAGTTCTTCGTGAACCTGACCGACATGGGCTACGAGTGGGAGGAGTCCGCGGACGGCGAGTACGCGTACGAGGTGCGCGACCGCGATACCGGCGAGGTCGCGTGGGACGCCACCCGCCTCGACCTCGTGTTCGGGTCGAACGCACGGCTCCGCGCCATCGCGGACGTGTACGCGGCCGCCGACGGCGAGGAGCAGTTCGTGCAGGACTTCGCCGACGCGTGGCACAAGGTCATGACGCTCGACCGCTTCGATCTGGAGTAAACTGAGCGCAGCGACCCGGTTTTTTCTGCCGCGATTTCCGCGCGACGACGGCGCTACGTCCAAGTACCTGCCGGCCGCACCGTCACGCATGACACACGTTGCAGTCGTGGGCGGCGGCGCGGTCGGCGCGACGGCCGCGTACGACCTGGCCGAGCGGGGCGCGGACGTGACGCTGTTCGAGCGCGGCGAGATAGCGAGCGGCAGCACCGGCCGCGCCGCGGGCATCGTGTACGACGCCTTCGCCGAGGACGTGGACGCCCGCGTGGCCGACCGCGCGGTCGAGCGGTTCCGCGAGTTCTCCGGCGAGGGCGACTTCGCGTTCCGCGAGACGCCGTACGTCTGGCTCGCCCGCGAGGGCGACGAGAAGCGTGCGAGCGCTATCCGCGAGCAGGTGCCCCGGATGCGGGACCACGGCCGGGACGTCTCCCTGCTGGACGCCGACGAACTGGCGGCGGAGTGGTCCGCGCTCCGGACCGACGACGTGGCGGTCGCCGCGGTCGCGCGGGACGCGGGGCGGGTGTATCCCGAGACGTACCCCCCGCTGCTCGCGTCGAAGGCCGAGGCCGCCGGTGCGAGCGTCGAGCCGAACGCCGTCGCGAGCGTGACGACCGATCCGGTGGGCGTCGCGGTCGACGGCGAGGACCGCGCGTTCGACGCGGTGCTCGTCGCCGCCGGCGCGCACACGAAGCGGCTGCTCGCCGAGGCCGGCGTTTCGGTCGCGCTGAAGCCGTACCGCGTGCAGGCGCTGACGACCGCCGACGGCCCGGACGTGCCGCTGACCTACGACGCGACGGGCGGGTTCTACCTCCGGCCGTACGGCGACGGCCTGCTCGCCGGCGACGGGACGGAGGAGTTCGAGAGCGACCCGGACGACTGGGCGCGCGACGCCGACGACGCGTTCGTCGAAGCGACCCGCGAGGGGATCGCCGCCCGGACGGGCGACGACGTGGACGTGACGGAGGCGTGGGCCGGCCTCTGCTGTGCGACGCCGGACCGCGACCCCCTGCTGGGCGAGGTCCGGGACGGCCTGTTCGTCGCCTGCGGGTTCCAGGGCCACGGGTTCATGCGCGCCCCGGCGCTGGCCGAGGCGGTCGCGGAGCAGGTGCTCGGCGGCGAGGGGGTCCCGGCGTTCGACCCGACGCGCTTCACCGGCGACGAGGAGTTCGAAATCGTCGAGGGGATGACCGTCGAGGAGTAAGGCGGCCGCCTCAGGCGAGGATCAGGCGTCGTCCGGGTCGACGGTCGTCTCGACCGCCGCGGAGCCGTCGTCGGACTCGGCTTTCGGGAGGTGGACGTGGAGTTCGCCCGTGTCGGTCAGCGTCGCCGTCGCGCTCTCGGCGTCGACGTTCACGCCGTCAGGAAGCTTCGCCCGGCCGTCGAGCGAGAGTCCGCGCCCGGGGAACAGCATCTCGAACCCCTCGTGGTAGTCGCGGAACCGGTCGACGCGGACCAGCACCGCGCCATCGGCGAAGCGCACCTGCACGTCGCTCCCCGTCGCCCCCGGCGCGTCGAACACGACGAGGACGGCGTCGTCGCTCTCCAGTACGTCCGCGGCGAGTGACCGCGATTCCTGCAGGCGACTGGTCGCCCGGCCGACCTGCTTGACCACGGTGTCGGTCACCGACTTGCCGATCTCTCGTAGGGTCATTGACCGATCCTACGTCGTCCAGCCGCCTAAATCCTGCGCGCTACAGTTCGATGAGTTCGAGCCCCTCGGTCTCCGCACAGTACGGGCAGACGAGGTCGTCCAAGCCGAGGTCCTCGGGCACGTCGTACGTGTAGTGGTTCTCGAACATGTCCAGCTCGCAGTCGTCGTTGGTACACTTGATCTCCTCGGTCTTCGGCATACCCGTCCGTTCGCGTGCGACGGAAAAGGGGCTTACGGAGGGCGAAACCCGGCCGAACCCGGCTGTCGTCAGCCCTCACCGAAGGGCAGTTCCATGAGCTCGAACAGCCGGCCGTCGAACGCCAGGGCGTCGGTCGGCGCGCGCCCCTCGGCCCACGCCAGGTTGTCTTGCTCACCCGAACCGATGTCGGTGAGGCCGTCGACGGCCTCGGCGAGCGCCCGGACCGCGTCGCCGTCGCGGTCGGTCCGGAGTTCGGTCCGCGTCACCCGCGTCTCCGCGCCGCCGATATCGTAGCCCACACCCCAGCCGGTCCACTCGCCGGCGTCGGCGTTGCGGGTCAGCGCGAACGTGGCCGCCTCGTCGAAGCCCGTGCGGGCGACCAGCGACTCCGAGCCGGCGACGGAGTCGACGAGCGTCTCGTCGGTCCGCAACAGCGATCGGAAGTCGTCGGCGTCGACGGCGCTCGCGGAGACCACTGTCCCCGCCCGGGAGGCACCGTGCCTGTCGTCGCCGTAGTGGCGGACGGAGAAGTCACCGACCGACTCCTCGCCGGTCGGGTCCCGGTCCGTGTTCGTGTAGACGTCGGCGTTCGCGGCGGCCGTCTCCGCGTCGAAGCGCCCGCCGCAGGCGAACAGCGACGGGCCCTCGAACAGCGGCGAGGCGGCGAGGACGGACCACTCCGTTTCATCGGGCGGCAGCGTCGCGTCGAACCGAAGACCGGGCACCTCCGGGGAGAGTTCGCCGGCGAGGTGGTCGCTCGCGGCAGTCAGCCGGGCGGGCGACTGGAACGTCGCCGTCATCGAGGTCTGGTCCTCGTAGTCCGTCGGGTCGTAGAGCCATCGCCGGGCCGGGGAGGGGTCGGCTCCGTCGTCGGTCGTCAATCCTGAGGAGTCGCCGCCGAGGACGCTGCTACAGCCCGCGAGGGCGGCGACCGCCCCGGCACCGGCGAGTCGGAGGGTGTCGCGTCGCGTTGAGGGCATCGGTCGTGGGAACCGTCGCGAGCGAGTAAAATCCGCCGACTGCACTGCCCGCCGCATCGCACCCGTTTTACCCGTCGAGCGTGTACGCCGGCGTATGACCGACCCCGCGAACCTGGACGTGACGCTCGTCGACGGCTACGTCGACGAGCCGGCCCACTTCGGGGTCCCGCCGTACGTCTCGACGTACCCGCGGTACACGGCGGGCGCGCTCGTCGACGCCGGCGTGCCGCCCGAGCGGATTACGTACCACACCATCGACGAACTGCGCGACGACCGCAACCGCTGGCGCGACGTGGCCGACGCCGACCTGTTCGTCTACATCGGCGGGATGACCGTCCCCGGCAAGTACGTCGGCGGCACCCCCGCCGAACCGGACGAGGTGCGCGAACTCGCCTGGACCGCCGACGGCGTCTCGATGATGGGCGGCCCCGTCCGCTTCGGCGTCGGCGAGGCGAACGAGGGCGCGAGCGAGACGGCCCGGGACGACCTGGACTTCGACTTCCTGGCGATGGCCGACGTGGAGGCGGCGGCCCACGACATCGTCGACAACGGGCTGGAGGGGTTCGAGGACCGATACCGCGGCGTCCCCGAGGAGACGCGCTGGGCGCGGAAAGGGGCCTTCGTCGTCGAACAGCATCCCAACCACCCGGACTACCTCATCGCCGAACTGGAGACCTCGCGGGGCTGTCCGTACCGCTGTTCGTTCTGCACGGAGCCGATGTACGGCGACCCGGACTTCCGGCCGCCCGAGTCCGTCGTGGACGAGGTGGACGCCCTCTCGGACCGCGGCGTCGAGCACTTCCGGCTCGGCCGGCAGGCCGACATCCTCGCCTACGGCGGCGACGGCGAGAAGCCCAACCCCGACGCCCTCCGTGACCTGTACGGCGGCATCCGCGAGGTCGCTCCCGACCTGGAGACGCTCCACCTCGACAACATGAACCCCATCACCGTCGTCGAGTGGCCGGACCTGGCCCGCGAGGGGATCCGCGTCATCGCCGAGCACAACACGCCCGGCGACACCGCCGCGTTCGGCCTGGAGTCGGCCGACCCCGTCGTTCAGGAGGAGAACAACCTGAACGTCACCGCCGAGGAGTGCTTCGAGGCCGTCCGGATCGTCAACGAGGAGGCCGGCTGGCGGCCGGGCGAAGGGGACGACGGCGAACGACCCCGCGGCCCCTCCACCGGCGACGACGCACCGAACCGCCTCCCGAAGCTCCTGCCCGGCATCAACCTGCTCCACGGGCTGAAGGGCGAACGCGAGGAGACGTTCGAGCACAACAAGCGGTTCCTCCGGCGCGTGTACGACGAGGGGCTGATGCTCCGCCGGGTGAACATCCGGCAGGTGATGGCCTTCGAGGGCACCGACATGGCCGAGACCGGTGCGGATCTGGCGAAGGATCACAAGCAGCTGTTCCAGCAGTACAAGGAGGAGGTCCGGGAGACGGTCGACAACCCGATGCTCCAGCGCGTCGCGCCGCCGGGCACCGTCCTGCCGGACGTGCATCTGGAGTACCACCAGGACGGCAAGACGTTCGGCCGCCAGCTCGGCACCTACCCCCTGCTCGTCGGCATCCCCGGCGAGCGCGAACTCGGCCGGACGATCGACGTGGCCGTCGTCGACCACGGCTACCGCTCGGTGACGGGCGTTCCCCACCCGCTGGACGTGAACAGCGCAACGATGGACGAACTCCGCGCGCTGCCGGGCGTCGGTCGCTCCAGCGCGGGCGACATCGTCGTCGACCGCCCGTACGACTCGCCCGCGGAGGTCGATATCGATGCGGACCTCGGCGCGTTCGCGACGGCCCGGCCGCCGGGAAGCGCGGACTGACCGCGTCCGGCCCCGTCCCGCAGTCGCCTGCAAGACCTATGATCCCCGAGCCGTTCGGTTCCTCCATGCGCGAGGCCGACGCAACCACTCGCGAGCGGATCGCCGACCGACTCCGCGGGGAGACGCTCTCCGCGAGCGCGCTCGCGGCCGAGTTCGACGTGACGACCGACACCGCACTGACCCACGTCGAGCACGTCGCGAAGTCGCTCGACGGCACCGGCGAGCAGCTTCTGGTCGCGCCCCCCGAGTGTCGGGACTGCGGGTTCTCGGACTTCGACGACCCCGCCAACCGCCCGTCTCGCTGCCCCGAGTGCAAGAGCGAGGCCGTCGCGGAGCCGTCGTTCCGGATCGAGTGACTTCCTCCCGTCCGTCCAGTTCCGAGGACGAAGGGCCCTGGGACGACATTGGAGTGTTCTAGGCGTTTTAGGGTTCACGTTAACCCTTCCCACACCATATGGCTGAATATGCGACCGACTAACGTGACCAGCAACGAGACGGTGTACGAATGTTTCGAATGCGGGGCGCGGACCGGTGCCGCCGACGCCGGACGATGTAGCGAGTGCGGCGGGGAACTGCTGAACCTCGGCGTCTCGCGGGACCTCTGACGGCGGCGGTGAGACCGCCCTCCGTCCGCCGAAGCCGCTAGTTACCGGAGAAGTCGATTCGACTCCCGGTAGAGAGATCCACGTCGCTCGCCGGGCCGATCCCGTCGAACTCGAAGCGGTCGTCGGTGAGGTACACTCCGCCGTCGGCGACGGTCACGTCGACGGGGTCCAGATTGGCCCCCTCGCAGGGGCCGTGTGTGCACTCGCCGTCGCCCGGCCGGAACGTCGCACCGTGTTTCGCACAGAGCAGTTCGCCGTCCCGAACCGACGCGCCGGATCCCCTGTCGAGGCGGACGTCGGTCCAGTGCGGGCAGTAGTTGCGCCAGGCGGCAACCGAGCCGTCGCCGCCCAGTCGCGTCAGGATCACCTCGTCCTCGTCGAACCCGTCCCGGACGGAACAGAGCAGGGTCCCGTCGTCGGGCACCGCGTCCACGTCCGCGATCCGGTCGGCCTCGTCCATACGCCTCCCAGCCGCGCCGAGGGTTTGAATCGTGCGAAAGCGACCGGCGCGCACGCCAACGGTTGGCCGCGCTACTCGTAGTGGCGGCGCTCGACGAGCCTGTCGAACAGCTTCGACAGCAGCTGCGTCACCGGGCCGCCGCCGACCTCGATGCCGTCGACGGTGGCCACCGGCCGGACCTCCCACGTCGTGTTCGTCAGGAACGCCTCGTCGGCCTCCCGCACGTCCTCCGGGTCGTAGCGCCCGGCGTGGCTCGGGACGTCCGTCTCGCGCTCGGCCAGGTCCAGCACGACAGCCCGGGTGATCCCCGGCAGGATGGGAAGCTCCTCGCTCGGCGTGTGGAGGCCGCGGTTGTCGACGAAAAAGAGGTTGCTCGTCGCCCCCTCCGCGACCGAGCCGTCTGGACCGCGCAGGAGCGCCTCGTCGCCGTCCGTCAGTTCGCGCCGCGCGAGGATCCCGTTCAGGTAGTTGTGCGTCTTGGCGTCGGACGGGAGCGCTGCGTCGTCCGGCTTTCTGGTCTTGACCGTCTGGAGGTCGGCCGGGCCGTCCGGGACCGGCGTCCCGTCGACGCCGCCACGCGGGAGTTCTGCGGCGGTCACGACGACCGTCGGGTCGACCTCGGGGTCCGGCGTCAGCTTCCCCGGCTGGACGCCGCGAGTGATCGCGAGGCGGACGGACGCATCGGCGAGGCCGTTCGCGTCGAGCACCTCCTGAACGCGAACCCGCAGGTCGGCGTCCGAGACGCCGTGGTCGATGCCGAGCGTCTCGCAGGTCCGGTGGAGCCGGTCGAGATGCGCGCCCCACTCGAACACCTCGCCGCCGTACACCCGGATCGTCTCGAACGCCGCGTCGCCGTACCGGAACCCGCGGTCGCGGACGCTCACCGTCGCCTCTTCGGCCGGGACGAGTTCGCCGTTTACGTGATACTGCATACGAAGTTCTGGATCAGTCGCTTGCCGGCGTCGAGCGAACGGGCGTCGTCGCCGCCGCGCTCGCCCGTGCCGGTGAGGATGCTTTCGGGGTGGAACTGGACGCCGACGTGCGGCTTCGACTCGTGACGGACGCCCATCAGGACGCCGCGCTCGTCGTCGGTCCGGGCCGTCTCGACCAGGGGGGCCGGCAGGTCAGCTCGCTCAACCGCGAGGGAGTGGTAGCGCCCGGCTTCGAGCGGGTCCGCAAGGTCAGCGAACACGCCCCGGCCGTCGTGGGTGACCTGTGAGGGCTTGCCGTGAACCACGTCCGGCGCGTGGCCGACCTGCGCGCCGTGGGCGGCACACAGCGCCTGATGGCCGAGACAGACGCCGAGCGCCGGGTAGTCGGTCTCCGCGAACAGCGGCACCGAGACGCCGGCCTCTGCCGGCGTTCCGGGGCCGGGCGAGACGACGACGCCGTCGGGGTCCAGCTCGCGGACCCCGGCGACGTCTATCTCGTCGTTTCGCCGGACGACGACGCCGTCATTGGTTGCGTCGTCGTCCACACCGTCTCGGTTTCCGGCCACCGCCTCGCCGACGTACTGCACGAGGTTGTACGCGAAGGAGTCGTAGTTGTCGACGACGAGGATCACGGCGGACCACCGTCCGTGGTCGCGCTCGACGGCTGGGAATCGCGTCCGTCGCCGCCCTCTACTGCGAGCGTGGCGCGGTCGCCCAGCGCCTCGTCGACGGCGGTCACGAGCGCCCGCGCCTTGTCGAGCGTCTCGTCGTACTCGCTGTCGGGGTCGGAGTCGTCGACGACGCCCGCCCCGACGCGCAGGCCGTACTCGTCGCCGTGTCGGACCAGCGTCCGGATGACGATGTTCAGTGTCGCGCGCCCGTCGAAGCCGAAGATCCCGACGCTGCCGGTGTACGGGCCGCGTCTGGTCGCCTCCACCTCGTCGATGATCGCCATCGTCCGTGGCTTGGGCGCGCCGGTGATCGTGCCGCCGGGGAACGTCGCCGCGACGGCGTCGGCGAGCGTCGCGTCGTCCCGCAGCGTCCCGGCGACCGACGAGACCAGATGCATCACCTCGGCGTAGCGGTCGACGCGGCGGTACTCCTCGACCGCGACGCTGCCGTACGCACAGACCTTGCCGAGGTCGTTGCGCTCCAGGTCGACCAGCATCGCGTGCTCTGCGCGCTCCTTCTCGTCGCTCGTCAGGTCGGCTTCGAGCCGTTCGTCCGCCGCCGCTGTGTCGCCGCGCGGCCGCGTCCCGGCGATCGGCTCCGTCCGGACGCGGTCGCCCTCGCGCTCCAGCAGGAGTTCGGGGCTGGCGCTCACCAGGTCGACGCCTGGGAACTCCAGCAGCGCCGAATAGGGCGCGGGGTTCACCTCGCGGAGCGCGTCGAACGCCGCGACCGGATGGACCGCGGCGGGGGCGGTCAACCGCTGTGAGACGTTGGTCTGGAACGTCTCGCCGTCGCGGATCCGCTGTTTGACCGTCCGTACGCGCTCGGCGAACGTCTCGCGGCCGCAGTCGCTCTCGAACGTCACCTCGTCCGCGTCCGCCGGCGGGGGTTCGACGCCGCGGTCGCCGTCGACGGCCTCGCGGGCGAGCGCCATCGCGCGATCCCGACCGCGGTCGAACGTGTCGTCCGGGTCGCCGTCGACCCGGGGACAGGCGGTCACGCGGAGAACGACCCCGTCCGACCCATCACCGTCGCGCGGCTCCTCCCATGTAGCCAGCCGGTCGTACGCCGCGACCTGCAGGCGCGGCAGGCCGCGGTCGTCGGCCGTCGCGTCGGGCAGGTCCTCCAGTTCGCGGGCGATATCGTAGGAGAGCCAGCCGACGACGCCGCAGGGGTACGGCACGTCGCAGTCCCCACGGACGAGGCGCTCGCCGTCGAGCAGGTCCGCGAGCGCCCCGAGCGACCGTGACCCTGCCGCACGGGACGCGGAGTCGTCGTCGGCATCCGAGACGTCGATCGACACTCGCTCGACCGGGTCGACCGCGAAGTGGCCCCAGCCCGACTGGCCGCCGGTCGTCGCGAGGTACGCGTCCCCGCCGTCGCCGCGGCGCGCGCGTCGGTACGCGGTGAACGGGTCCGAAACCCGGATTTGGACCTCGACCGGAACGCGGGCGTTCGACGGAGCCGCGGCTGCCGTCCGTCGATACGACGCCCTGTCGGTCACGAGCACCGGGTCAGTCACGGTCGCAGTTGGGGCGACGGGCACTAACTCGGTTGCGGTTTACCGGACCTTCGCCCGCTCGACCCACTCGCTGACCCGCTTCTCCGAGAGGTCGGTCTCCGCGGCCACCGACTCGGGGTCGGCCTCGGCGAGTTCGGTGATCGTCTCGATGCCGGCGTCGGCGAGCCGCTCGGCGTAGGCCGGGCCGATGCCCTTGATCTCGTCGACCGGGTCCCCGGCCGGTTCCTCCTCGCCGTCCTCGGCGTCGGCCTCGTCGGTCGGTTCGTCGTCGGTGTCTTCGGTCGAGTCGTCCTCGGCGTCGGCAGCCGATCCGTCGTCGGCATCCTCGGTCGGGTCCGTCGACTCGGCGTCGTCGGCCGAGCCGTCCGCGTCAGCGTCGGTGTCCGCCTCGTCGGCTTCGGTCTCCGAGTCATCCTCGTCGTCGGATTCGGTCGTCGTGTCGGTGCCTTTCACCGCCGCCTCCGTCTCGGCGTCCGGCGACTCCGCCGGTTCGCGCTCGACCGTCACGCCGATGTCGCGCTCCCGGTCGGACTCGTCGTTGTCGTCGAACCCGAGCAACGATTTCAGCTTTTTCAGTACCATTGCCTGACAGTAGATAGTCGGACTACTTAAACTCGTCCGCCCCGGTCAGAGCCGCGCCCGGAGCGCCGCGTCCATGGTCTCGACCGGGGCATCCCGGCCGGTCCAGCGCTCGAACGCCGCCGCACCCTGGTACAGCAGCATCCGCGCGCCGTCGACGGTCGTCGCGCCTGCGGCGTCGGCGTCCCGGAGCAGGCGCGTCT carries:
- a CDS encoding anthranilate synthase component II gives rise to the protein MILVVDNYDSFAYNLVQYVGEAVAGNRDGVDDDATNDGVVVRRNDEIDVAGVRELDPDGVVVSPGPGTPAEAGVSVPLFAETDYPALGVCLGHQALCAAHGAQVGHAPDVVHGKPSQVTHDGRGVFADLADPLEAGRYHSLAVERADLPAPLVETARTDDERGVLMGVRHESKPHVGVQFHPESILTGTGERGGDDARSLDAGKRLIQNFVCSIT
- a CDS encoding Rieske (2Fe-2S) protein is translated as MDEADRIADVDAVPDDGTLLCSVRDGFDEDEVILTRLGGDGSVAAWRNYCPHWTDVRLDRGSGASVRDGELLCAKHGATFRPGDGECTHGPCEGANLDPVDVTVADGGVYLTDDRFEFDGIGPASDVDLSTGSRIDFSGN
- a CDS encoding NAD(P)/FAD-dependent oxidoreductase, coding for MTHVAVVGGGAVGATAAYDLAERGADVTLFERGEIASGSTGRAAGIVYDAFAEDVDARVADRAVERFREFSGEGDFAFRETPYVWLAREGDEKRASAIREQVPRMRDHGRDVSLLDADELAAEWSALRTDDVAVAAVARDAGRVYPETYPPLLASKAEAAGASVEPNAVASVTTDPVGVAVDGEDRAFDAVLVAAGAHTKRLLAEAGVSVALKPYRVQALTTADGPDVPLTYDATGGFYLRPYGDGLLAGDGTEEFESDPDDWARDADDAFVEATREGIAARTGDDVDVTEAWAGLCCATPDRDPLLGEVRDGLFVACGFQGHGFMRAPALAEAVAEQVLGGEGVPAFDPTRFTGDEEFEIVEGMTVEE
- the katG gene encoding catalase/peroxidase HPI, with product MQRSTQDWWPNQLNLDILDQNAGTVGPMDEGYDYAEEFEELDLDAVKEDIEAVMTTTQDWWPADYGHYGPLFIRMAWHSAGTYRTADGRGGAAGGRQRFAPLNSWPDNANLDKARRLLEPVKQKYGRKLSWSDLIVLAGNVAIESMGFRTFGFAGGREDDYRPDDSVDWGPEDEMDTQERFDEAGEIQEGLGASVMGLIYVNPEGPDGNPDPELSAENIRQTFSRMAMNDKETAALIAGGHTFGKVHGADDPDENLGPEPEAAPIEQQGLGWENEHGTGKGGDTITSGIEGPWTQSPTEWDTGYLDNLLDYEWAAQKGPGGAWQWVPVDEDLQDSAPDAHDDEESVTPMMLTTDIALKRDPDYREIIEEFQENPMEFGMNFAKAWYKLTHRDMGPPERFLGPEVPDEEMIWQDPLPDADYDTIDEADAEELKAELRDSDLTVQQLVKTAWASASTYRDSDKRGGANGARLRLEPQKSWAVNEPEELTHALQTLEGIQEEFNASQGDDTRVSLADLIVLGGAAGVEQAAADAGYDVEVPFEPGRVDAAAEQTDEESFEALKPKVDGFRNYIGDDLTRQPEELLVDRADLLNLTASEMTVLAGGLRALGATHGDAEPAFVEEPGTLTNEFFVNLTDMGYEWEESADGEYAYEVRDRDTGEVAWDATRLDLVFGSNARLRAIADVYAAADGEEQFVQDFADAWHKVMTLDRFDLE
- a CDS encoding Hsp20/alpha crystallin family protein, encoding MTLREIGKSVTDTVVKQVGRATSRLQESRSLAADVLESDDAVLVVFDAPGATGSDVQVRFADGAVLVRVDRFRDYHEGFEMLFPGRGLSLDGRAKLPDGVNVDAESATATLTDTGELHVHLPKAESDDGSAAVETTVDPDDA
- a CDS encoding rubrerythrin-like domain-containing protein, whose amino-acid sequence is MRPTNVTSNETVYECFECGARTGAADAGRCSECGGELLNLGVSRDL
- a CDS encoding transcriptional regulator, yielding MREADATTRERIADRLRGETLSASALAAEFDVTTDTALTHVEHVAKSLDGTGEQLLVAPPECRDCGFSDFDDPANRPSRCPECKSEAVAEPSFRIE
- a CDS encoding DUF7559 family protein codes for the protein MPKTEEIKCTNDDCELDMFENHYTYDVPEDLGLDDLVCPYCAETEGLELIEL
- a CDS encoding radical SAM protein, which codes for MTDPANLDVTLVDGYVDEPAHFGVPPYVSTYPRYTAGALVDAGVPPERITYHTIDELRDDRNRWRDVADADLFVYIGGMTVPGKYVGGTPAEPDEVRELAWTADGVSMMGGPVRFGVGEANEGASETARDDLDFDFLAMADVEAAAHDIVDNGLEGFEDRYRGVPEETRWARKGAFVVEQHPNHPDYLIAELETSRGCPYRCSFCTEPMYGDPDFRPPESVVDEVDALSDRGVEHFRLGRQADILAYGGDGEKPNPDALRDLYGGIREVAPDLETLHLDNMNPITVVEWPDLAREGIRVIAEHNTPGDTAAFGLESADPVVQEENNLNVTAEECFEAVRIVNEEAGWRPGEGDDGERPRGPSTGDDAPNRLPKLLPGINLLHGLKGEREETFEHNKRFLRRVYDEGLMLRRVNIRQVMAFEGTDMAETGADLAKDHKQLFQQYKEEVRETVDNPMLQRVAPPGTVLPDVHLEYHQDGKTFGRQLGTYPLLVGIPGERELGRTIDVAVVDHGYRSVTGVPHPLDVNSATMDELRALPGVGRSSAGDIVVDRPYDSPAEVDIDADLGAFATARPPGSAD
- a CDS encoding aminotransferase class IV; this encodes MQYHVNGELVPAEEATVSVRDRGFRYGDAAFETIRVYGGEVFEWGAHLDRLHRTCETLGIDHGVSDADLRVRVQEVLDANGLADASVRLAITRGVQPGKLTPDPEVDPTVVVTAAELPRGGVDGTPVPDGPADLQTVKTRKPDDAALPSDAKTHNYLNGILARRELTDGDEALLRGPDGSVAEGATSNLFFVDNRGLHTPSEELPILPGITRAVVLDLAERETDVPSHAGRYDPEDVREADEAFLTNTTWEVRPVATVDGIEVGGGPVTQLLSKLFDRLVERRHYE
- a CDS encoding DUF7388 family protein, encoding MLTSAETALAGLDAVALKPSECRVERAAELPVDTVAVDYEGRDHLPDAETLAALAADREVLVTTPVRADGFDPLGDDSLSDGLPDGVRRVLVAGHPAYLSEAEAARAVAPRLGEAVERFPDAWVGTEGVERIALAAGGTQYELLSRTTERDLRALRDAGLAEEVAVYAPTVLTDDEDAVLDAVGDYAARRKPVARALPDGAPTDSAATGRAREVLSKAVRDYALVGSRETVRERVADLKDAGATTVVGYPARGVDAFAGGA